From the genome of Geminocystis herdmanii PCC 6308, one region includes:
- a CDS encoding family 10 glycosylhydrolase: MISFFVRQRFSLRLFKLLSLFLASYFSILLINTIPVLSQNTPEIRGVWLTTSDTDTLLDRPKMKEAMANLASIHFNTIYPVVWNSGYALYPSKVAREAGIQPFVHKGLQGQEPLKELIQEAHRHKMLVLPWFEFGFMAPPTSELALKHPNWLTQARDGTKTTYSAAGEVVWLNPFHPQVQKFITDLVMEVVNTYDIDGIQFDDHLCLPVTLGYDNYTKNLYKQETKLDPPNDHNNPAWMRWRANKLTEFVAQLNQKIKAQNPNKILSISPNPYQPAYNSFLQDWLDWVRKDLIDELIIQVYRSDFAVFQREITRPEIREARQKIPVGIAILTGLTNRITPIEFVREKALAVRREKLGIAFFFYGSMWNKTPELKVDRKSSFQSLFPYQSQRIARVNPVKPINPVTPVTSTNPITPINPVTPVTSTNSVTPKPVTSNNPINPVTPSNPVTPSNSTIIDSSIDPTNVTGEVILIDEFLKFTP, encoded by the coding sequence ATGATCAGTTTTTTTGTCCGTCAACGGTTTTCTTTGCGTCTATTTAAACTTTTATCTTTATTTCTTGCCTCTTACTTTAGTATCTTACTAATAAATACTATTCCTGTTCTTTCTCAAAATACTCCAGAAATTAGAGGGGTGTGGTTAACCACCAGTGATACTGATACACTACTCGATCGACCAAAAATGAAAGAAGCCATGGCTAATTTAGCGTCTATTCATTTTAATACCATCTATCCCGTAGTGTGGAATTCAGGTTATGCCCTTTATCCTAGCAAAGTGGCAAGAGAAGCAGGAATACAACCTTTTGTACACAAAGGTTTACAAGGACAAGAGCCATTAAAGGAATTGATACAAGAAGCCCATCGTCATAAAATGTTAGTCTTACCTTGGTTTGAGTTTGGTTTTATGGCGCCTCCTACCTCAGAATTAGCTTTAAAACACCCTAATTGGCTAACTCAAGCACGAGATGGCACAAAAACAACCTATAGTGCGGCAGGAGAAGTGGTTTGGCTTAATCCCTTCCATCCACAAGTACAAAAATTTATCACGGATTTAGTCATGGAAGTTGTTAACACCTATGACATCGACGGTATTCAATTTGATGATCATTTGTGTTTACCTGTCACCCTTGGTTATGATAATTATACTAAAAATCTTTACAAACAAGAAACAAAGCTCGATCCTCCTAATGATCATAACAATCCGGCATGGATGCGTTGGCGCGCCAATAAGCTAACAGAATTTGTGGCACAACTTAACCAAAAAATTAAGGCACAAAACCCCAATAAAATTCTGTCTATTTCTCCGAATCCTTACCAACCTGCCTATAATTCATTTTTACAAGATTGGTTAGATTGGGTAAGAAAAGACTTAATTGATGAGTTAATTATTCAAGTATATCGATCGGATTTTGCTGTTTTTCAAAGGGAAATTACTCGTCCAGAAATCAGGGAAGCAAGGCAAAAAATTCCTGTAGGAATAGCTATTTTAACAGGATTAACTAATCGTATAACCCCCATAGAATTTGTGAGAGAAAAAGCCTTAGCCGTTCGACGGGAAAAGTTAGGAATTGCTTTCTTTTTCTATGGTAGTATGTGGAATAAAACTCCTGAATTGAAAGTGGACAGAAAATCTAGTTTTCAATCTCTGTTTCCCTATCAATCCCAGCGTATTGCAAGGGTTAATCCCGTTAAACCCATTAATCCAGTTACTCCCGTTACCTCGACTAATCCGATTACTCCAATTAATCCCGTTACTCCTGTTACCTCTACTAATTCGGTTACTCCGAAACCTGTTACCTCTAATAATCCAATTAATCCCGTTACTCCTAGTAATCCCGTTACTCCTAGTAATTCCACTATTATAGATTCCAGTATCGATCCAACTAATGTAACAGGGGAAGTAATTCTCATCGATGAATTTTTAAAATTTACTCCATAA
- a CDS encoding DUF3352 domain-containing protein → MKSRSSLSKIVIISLGAILVVVLSVGLFSGKYPNYINKGGVKNNPQGIVFVPKRSPLMVSLLINPDKLGVIANLLPSNDEQKRVLRSIEQLRTKLLTQAQVDSEADLSSWLGEEITFAVTSLDYDRNPDNGIKSGYLLVVKNKSADLAREFLQTYYTKQAVSNSAQLILDEYKGVKLVYQQPLTAETEIKQVAAAVVGDFVLFANDIQVLKEALNNAQAIDLNLAHDLAYQSSIESLPQEKVSIAYFNLPSTSAWITNQGEVSNPQPQSLTLSLALNPQGLVTHSRLFGMSEAQNQSPKLTTPPQTLAYIPDNSIFTVAGVDLQRFWQDIQTGLNNNNPLPQLLSNGIHPLEESLAIDFAEDIFPQVTGEYGLSLSINKQTQDLDWLFVNANTLTDKLDNLAKERGLSVGTLPLEDKTITAWTKLVTTSDNNFSRLEAQVKGVYTQEESYEILTNSVNVLSGILSNPTNNLLESEEFRSSISALPTENDGYLYLQWQPLKPYLVKKFPIVKIAELGFKPLFDNLQSLTITSEGVENGMQKGTIFFNLSSR, encoded by the coding sequence ATGAAATCTCGTTCTAGTTTATCAAAAATTGTGATTATCTCCCTAGGGGCTATTCTTGTGGTTGTCTTGAGTGTGGGTTTATTCTCAGGAAAGTATCCTAACTATATCAATAAAGGAGGGGTGAAAAATAACCCTCAAGGTATCGTATTTGTTCCCAAACGATCGCCCTTAATGGTATCTTTACTGATCAATCCTGATAAGTTGGGGGTGATAGCGAATCTATTACCTTCTAATGATGAACAAAAACGAGTTTTACGATCGATCGAACAGTTAAGAACAAAATTACTAACTCAAGCTCAAGTAGATTCCGAAGCCGATTTAAGTAGTTGGTTGGGAGAGGAAATAACTTTTGCGGTGACATCTTTGGATTACGATCGCAATCCTGATAATGGCATTAAATCAGGATATTTATTAGTCGTCAAAAACAAGTCGGCGGATTTGGCAAGGGAATTTTTACAGACTTATTATACAAAACAAGCGGTTTCCAATAGTGCACAATTGATTTTAGATGAGTATAAAGGAGTTAAGTTAGTTTATCAGCAACCTTTAACCGCAGAGACAGAAATTAAACAGGTAGCGGCGGCAGTGGTTGGGGATTTTGTTTTATTTGCCAATGATATACAGGTATTAAAAGAAGCGCTTAATAATGCTCAGGCGATCGATCTTAATTTAGCTCATGATTTAGCATACCAGAGTTCGATCGAATCCTTACCCCAAGAAAAAGTTAGCATCGCCTATTTTAATTTACCCTCCACTTCTGCATGGATAACCAATCAAGGAGAAGTCAGCAATCCGCAACCCCAAAGTTTAACTCTATCTTTAGCCTTAAATCCTCAAGGATTAGTGACTCATAGTCGTCTATTTGGTATGTCAGAAGCACAAAATCAATCGCCGAAGTTAACCACACCTCCCCAAACCTTAGCCTATATTCCTGATAACAGTATTTTTACGGTGGCAGGAGTTGATTTGCAAAGATTTTGGCAAGACATTCAGACTGGATTAAATAACAATAACCCCTTACCCCAATTATTGAGTAATGGTATTCATCCTTTAGAAGAATCCTTAGCCATTGATTTTGCTGAAGATATTTTTCCTCAAGTTACGGGAGAATATGGTTTATCTCTCTCCATTAACAAACAAACCCAAGATTTAGACTGGTTATTCGTCAACGCTAATACTTTAACTGATAAACTTGATAACCTTGCCAAAGAAAGAGGGTTAAGTGTTGGCACATTACCCTTAGAGGATAAGACTATCACTGCATGGACAAAATTAGTCACCACTTCTGATAATAATTTTTCTCGTCTGGAAGCCCAAGTAAAAGGAGTCTATACTCAAGAGGAATCCTACGAAATTTTAACTAATTCTGTTAATGTGTTGAGTGGTATTTTAAGCAATCCTACTAATAATTTACTAGAATCTGAGGAGTTTCGATCGAGCATTAGCGCTTTACCCACAGAAAATGACGGTTATTTATATCTCCAGTGGCAACCCTTAAAACCTTACCTTGTGAAAAAATTTCCCATCGTCAAAATTGCCGAATTAGGATTTAAACCATTATTCGATAACTTGCAATCCTTAACCATCACCAGTGAAGGAGTAGAAAATGGTATGCAAAAAGGCACAATTTTCTTTAACCTCAGTTCGAGATAA
- the recA gene encoding recombinase RecA — protein MAQNSDKSDKEKALNVVLTQIERNFGKGSIMRLGDASKMKIETISSGALTLDLALGGGLPKGRIIEIYGPESSGKTTLALHAIAEVQKAGGIAAFVDAEHALDPTYSAALGVDIDNLLVAQPDNGESALEIVDQLVRSSAVDIVVIDSVAALVPRAEIEGEMGDMQVGLQARLMSKALRKVAGNIGKSGSTVIFLNQLRQKIGISYGSPEVTTGGTALKFYASVRLDIRRIQTLKKGTEGEYGIRAKVKVAKNKVAPPFRIAEFDIIFGSGISQIGCLLDLAEKTNTVTRKGAWYSYNGDNIAQGRDNAVKYLEENLEIANEIEQKVKAELEINNVSFETASDDSDDFSSIDD, from the coding sequence ATGGCTCAAAACTCTGATAAATCTGATAAAGAAAAGGCGTTAAATGTCGTTTTAACTCAAATCGAACGCAATTTTGGTAAAGGCTCAATCATGCGTCTTGGGGATGCCTCCAAAATGAAAATAGAGACGATTTCTAGCGGTGCTTTAACTCTTGATCTTGCTCTGGGTGGTGGTTTACCTAAAGGACGTATTATTGAAATTTATGGACCAGAAAGTTCGGGTAAAACAACTCTAGCACTCCATGCTATCGCCGAAGTTCAAAAAGCTGGAGGTATTGCGGCTTTCGTAGATGCAGAACACGCTTTAGACCCTACTTACTCGGCGGCTTTAGGGGTGGATATTGATAATTTATTGGTAGCCCAACCTGATAACGGTGAATCTGCTTTAGAGATTGTAGATCAATTAGTACGCAGTTCGGCGGTGGATATTGTGGTGATTGACTCTGTAGCGGCTTTAGTACCCCGTGCCGAAATTGAGGGGGAAATGGGAGATATGCAGGTAGGTTTACAAGCTCGTTTGATGAGTAAAGCCTTAAGAAAAGTGGCAGGAAATATTGGTAAATCTGGCTCTACGGTTATTTTCTTAAATCAGTTACGACAAAAAATCGGTATTAGTTACGGTAGTCCTGAAGTAACAACTGGAGGTACTGCTTTAAAATTTTATGCTTCTGTGAGATTAGATATTCGTCGCATACAAACTTTGAAAAAGGGTACGGAAGGGGAATACGGTATTAGGGCAAAAGTGAAGGTGGCAAAAAATAAAGTTGCGCCTCCTTTTCGCATTGCGGAATTTGATATTATTTTTGGCTCTGGTATTTCTCAAATTGGTTGTTTGTTAGATTTGGCAGAAAAAACGAATACTGTTACTCGCAAGGGGGCATGGTATAGCTACAACGGTGATAATATTGCCCAAGGGCGTGATAATGCGGTGAAATATTTAGAGGAAAATCTGGAGATTGCTAATGAGATTGAACAAAAAGTTAAGGCTGAGTTAGAGATTAATAATGTCAGTTTTGAGACTGCTAGTGATGACTCTGATGATTTTAGCTCGATCGACGACTAA
- a CDS encoding heme o synthase produces MIGSSLSRNENFGQVIQSYYLLTKPRIIPLLLITTAASMFMAGEGHVDAFLLIVTLLGGTLAAASAQTFNCVYDQDIDYDMKRTRSRPIPSGKVRSSHAIIFGIVLGIMSFSLLAIWVNLLSALLAMMGIIFYMLIYTHWLKRHTTQNIVIGGAAGAIPPLVGWAAVTGDLSWSAWAIFTLIFLWTPPHFWALALMISDDYAEVGVPMLPVVEGTQETVKQIWIYTLITVVFSLVFIYPLHSLGLIYLLFALILGSLFTVKAWRLYKNPEDKQVAKSMFKYSILYMMLLCTGIVLDSLTHNL; encoded by the coding sequence ATGATCGGATCAAGTCTTTCTCGCAACGAAAATTTTGGACAAGTAATTCAAAGTTACTATTTATTAACCAAACCTCGCATTATTCCCTTACTCTTAATTACCACCGCCGCCTCGATGTTTATGGCAGGAGAAGGTCATGTTGACGCTTTCTTACTTATTGTAACCCTTTTAGGAGGCACTCTAGCCGCCGCCTCTGCTCAAACATTTAACTGTGTTTATGATCAAGATATTGATTATGACATGAAACGAACCCGAAGTCGTCCTATTCCATCAGGAAAAGTTCGATCGAGCCATGCCATTATTTTTGGTATCGTTTTAGGAATTATGTCTTTTTCTCTCCTTGCCATTTGGGTTAATCTACTTTCCGCATTATTAGCAATGATGGGCATTATCTTTTATATGCTGATTTACACCCACTGGCTAAAACGTCACACCACCCAAAATATCGTCATTGGCGGTGCTGCGGGAGCAATTCCGCCCCTTGTCGGTTGGGCAGCCGTTACAGGAGATTTAAGCTGGAGTGCTTGGGCTATTTTTACCTTAATATTTTTATGGACACCTCCCCATTTTTGGGCGTTAGCCTTAATGATTTCCGATGACTATGCCGAAGTAGGAGTACCCATGTTACCTGTAGTAGAAGGAACTCAAGAAACCGTAAAACAAATTTGGATTTATACTTTAATTACCGTAGTTTTTAGTTTAGTATTTATTTATCCATTACATAGTTTAGGACTAATTTATCTATTATTTGCCTTAATTTTAGGTAGTTTATTTACAGTTAAAGCATGGCGATTATACAAAAATCCTGAAGATAAACAGGTAGCTAAATCAATGTTTAAATACTCAATTCTCTATATGATGCTATTGTGTACGGGAATTGTGCTAGATAGCTTAACTCATAATCTATAA
- a CDS encoding COX15/CtaA family protein — protein MTESILYSSYSSSSIASVPIRWIRWLVWKIAIATLVLMAIGAATRVMNAGLACPDWPLCYGKVIPTQEMNLQVFLEWFHRLDASLIGLSTIVLVVLSWWYRTKLPSWLPWGCTFALGLIIFQGILGALTVTQLLRFDLVTAHLATALFFFGTLIVIGSNLSEYQGNDTVGNLTLISFVATILVYIQCLLGGLVASQWALHQCFGGNQLCFVMNSHIIGVFPATISCLVLIFFSWRTPALSEKLRNLTQYIGLILFSQILLGVATFYLHLQVEPLTIAHHTMGAVLFGTLITFTIFARKDSIVSPILPPKSA, from the coding sequence ATGACAGAATCAATTCTCTATTCTTCTTATTCATCATCCTCTATAGCTTCTGTGCCTATTAGATGGATTAGGTGGTTAGTCTGGAAAATTGCCATAGCAACTTTAGTCTTAATGGCGATCGGAGCCGCTACAAGAGTAATGAATGCTGGGTTAGCTTGTCCCGACTGGCCTTTATGTTATGGTAAAGTCATCCCCACTCAAGAAATGAATTTACAAGTCTTTTTAGAGTGGTTTCATCGTCTTGATGCTTCTTTAATCGGTTTAAGCACGATCGTACTGGTAGTATTGTCGTGGTGGTATAGAACAAAATTACCGTCATGGTTGCCGTGGGGATGTACTTTTGCTTTAGGATTAATTATCTTTCAAGGAATTTTAGGCGCACTTACCGTTACCCAACTACTGAGATTTGATCTTGTTACCGCCCATTTAGCTACTGCTTTATTCTTTTTTGGTACGTTAATTGTTATCGGCAGTAACCTGAGTGAATATCAAGGCAATGATACCGTCGGTAATTTAACCCTCATTAGTTTTGTTGCTACAATCCTCGTTTATATTCAATGTTTGTTAGGGGGTTTAGTGGCTTCTCAATGGGCTTTACATCAATGTTTTGGGGGAAATCAACTCTGTTTTGTCATGAATAGTCACATTATTGGGGTTTTTCCAGCAACTATCAGTTGTTTGGTACTGATTTTTTTCTCATGGCGTACTCCAGCTTTAAGCGAAAAACTGAGAAATTTAACCCAATATATCGGTCTGATTCTCTTCAGTCAAATTTTACTCGGTGTAGCTACATTTTATCTACATTTACAAGTAGAACCTTTAACGATCGCCCATCATACCATGGGAGCAGTTCTTTTTGGCACTCTGATCACCTTTACTATTTTCGCTCGTAAAGATTCGATCGTATCTCCCATATTACCGCCAAAGTCTGCCTAA
- a CDS encoding daunorubicin resistance protein DrrA family ABC transporter ATP-binding protein: MSDIVTIQNLQKSYGTVKALKNISFSIKNGEIFGLLGPNGAGKTTTIRCLTTLAQADSGNIIIDGVSAITQPKQVRQKLGYVAQEVAIDKILTGRELLQLQASLYHLPSSFSKNRIEQLLTVLGLQEYGDRQTGTYSGGIRKRLDLAAGLLHQPQVLVLDEPSVGLDIESRMIVWDFLRQLKLAGTTVLITSHYLEEIDALCDRLAIIDQGEVIAEGSPSSLKDRLGGDRVTLKIKEFTTLEEAQTAKEKLSQLPFVENIIINEVQGNSLNLIVTPNSNPISQIEQTLTEINLSMFSISQSRPSLDDVYLAATGKTLLDAEIEASTKRDLKAEKKQAMK; this comes from the coding sequence ATGAGTGATATCGTTACTATTCAAAATTTACAAAAGAGTTATGGTACAGTAAAAGCCCTGAAAAATATCTCATTTTCCATCAAAAACGGGGAAATATTCGGATTATTAGGACCAAATGGAGCTGGAAAAACTACTACTATCCGTTGCTTGACTACCCTCGCTCAAGCTGATTCTGGTAATATCATCATTGATGGAGTTTCTGCTATTACTCAACCTAAACAAGTACGGCAAAAATTGGGGTATGTAGCGCAAGAAGTTGCGATCGACAAAATTTTGACAGGTAGGGAATTGTTACAACTCCAAGCCTCCCTCTATCATTTACCCTCCTCTTTCTCCAAAAATAGAATCGAACAGTTATTGACAGTGTTAGGGTTACAAGAATATGGCGATCGACAGACAGGCACATATTCAGGGGGGATTCGCAAACGCCTTGATTTAGCCGCTGGTTTACTCCATCAACCCCAAGTGTTAGTATTAGATGAGCCTTCTGTCGGTTTAGACATCGAGAGTAGAATGATTGTGTGGGATTTCCTGCGTCAACTCAAACTTGCGGGTACAACAGTATTAATCACCAGTCATTACCTCGAAGAAATAGACGCACTGTGCGATCGATTGGCTATTATAGATCAAGGTGAAGTCATTGCCGAAGGTAGCCCCAGCAGTTTAAAAGATCGATTAGGAGGCGATCGTGTTACCCTGAAGATTAAAGAATTTACTACCCTAGAAGAAGCCCAAACGGCGAAAGAAAAATTATCTCAACTGCCTTTTGTCGAAAATATTATCATCAACGAAGTGCAAGGAAACTCCCTTAATTTAATTGTCACCCCCAATAGTAATCCCATTAGTCAAATAGAGCAAACCCTGACAGAAATTAACTTATCCATGTTTAGTATCAGTCAATCTCGCCCTAGTTTAGACGATGTTTATTTAGCCGCCACAGGAAAAACCCTCCTCGATGCGGAAATCGAAGCCTCCACCAAACGGGATTTAAAAGCCGAGAAAAAACAGGCAATGAAATAA
- a CDS encoding universal stress protein: MFESCLICTDDKDGLQRFVSFVDALADSGLTEITFLHNVPLWDEGQVPRVDNEKIALMTEKFNSSLKPSDRVKVNIEITSGLVTENISKAVKKYQPECLILGTSLRGITEDRIFGSTTMSVIEKINIPIMILRPQLISVYTSEELDLRCRHLNRCWLVPCYDVDKARYLINQLKTCVTGKCSTIPHKYIILAVIDDVSRSEILVQNRIKEVETKLNEVKEELQSLGLEVEVMVKIGNPILETLDVALTEDISAIAVTDDREYGLLDWTIPSFTQKVLHRSWFPVVFFPFTK; the protein is encoded by the coding sequence ATGTTTGAATCTTGTTTAATTTGTACCGATGATAAAGACGGTTTACAAAGATTTGTTTCTTTTGTCGATGCTTTGGCAGATAGTGGTTTAACGGAGATTACCTTTTTACATAATGTGCCTTTGTGGGATGAAGGTCAAGTGCCTAGGGTAGATAATGAAAAAATCGCTTTAATGACGGAAAAATTTAATAGTAGTTTAAAACCGTCCGATCGAGTTAAGGTGAATATAGAGATAACATCGGGATTAGTCACCGAAAATATTTCTAAGGCAGTTAAAAAATATCAACCAGAATGTTTAATTTTGGGTACTTCGTTGCGTGGTATAACTGAAGATCGTATTTTTGGTTCAACAACCATGAGTGTTATCGAAAAAATCAACATTCCCATCATGATTTTGCGCCCTCAACTGATTTCTGTCTATACTTCTGAGGAGTTAGATTTACGTTGTCGTCATTTGAATCGTTGTTGGTTAGTACCTTGTTATGATGTGGACAAAGCTCGTTATCTAATCAATCAACTGAAAACTTGTGTCACAGGAAAATGCTCAACTATTCCTCATAAATATATCATTCTAGCAGTCATTGACGATGTTTCTCGATCGGAAATTCTAGTACAAAATAGAATTAAGGAAGTGGAGACAAAGTTAAATGAAGTCAAAGAGGAATTACAATCCCTTGGCTTAGAAGTGGAAGTGATGGTGAAAATCGGTAATCCCATTTTAGAAACCCTTGATGTGGCTTTGACAGAAGATATAAGCGCTATTGCGGTGACGGACGATCGAGAATATGGTTTACTAGATTGGACAATCCCTAGTTTTACCCAAAAAGTTTTACACCGTAGTTGGTTTCCTGTCGTCTTTTTTCCTTTCACTAAATAA
- a CDS encoding CocE/NonD family hydrolase, with protein MYQINKETVFMATRDGVKLASDIYRPVTDNQQFPVLLMRQPYGKSIASTVVYAHPKWYAKQGYIVVIQDVRGRGESEGEFLLFETEIEDGYDTLEWVANLQGSTGEVGMYGFSYQGMTQLYCAISQHPALKTICPAMIAYDLYTDWAYENDAFCYQLNLAWAIQLSAETARLKQDLSAYKILYLASRNLPIYDLPIIIEEALRKYCPSNFYFQWLKHDRNDEYWHKLSPKTYFNDVDLPMLHIGGWFDTYLRGTLNLYGEMSKKSDFQQSLIIGAWAHLPWGNTLLDRYYTTKANNNINELQIAWFNKYLKGDESSNLFFKNVKLFQIGSNKWINKKKFNNKNTIEFYLNSTGLANIRDDDGKLTNINKGNNEDIIIHDFWRSSPSLGGHSSILSGSLNRGELDNRSDIVTYTSDFLKEDLKIIGDIELEIYAESDAESFDLSATLSNVFQDGKVYNFSQGYIKITNHDPEKPIKFKLQSTCIKIKKKTALRLSVSPANFPAYAVNYGKNKLINYNFYLDAQPVTISILSGQKKPSKLIINIRLG; from the coding sequence ATGTATCAAATAAACAAAGAAACGGTTTTCATGGCTACCCGTGACGGAGTGAAATTAGCTAGTGACATTTATCGCCCTGTGACGGATAATCAACAATTTCCTGTGTTACTAATGCGCCAACCCTACGGAAAATCGATCGCTTCAACAGTGGTATATGCGCATCCAAAATGGTACGCTAAACAGGGTTATATCGTGGTGATTCAAGATGTGAGGGGAAGAGGAGAGTCGGAAGGAGAATTTTTGTTATTTGAAACGGAAATTGAAGACGGTTACGACACCCTTGAATGGGTTGCTAATCTTCAGGGAAGCACTGGTGAGGTGGGAATGTATGGTTTTTCTTATCAAGGCATGACTCAATTATATTGCGCCATTAGTCAACATCCAGCCTTAAAAACTATTTGCCCTGCTATGATTGCCTATGATTTATATACTGATTGGGCGTATGAAAATGATGCTTTTTGTTATCAATTAAATTTGGCATGGGCGATACAATTATCGGCGGAAACTGCACGATTAAAACAAGATTTGTCTGCTTATAAAATTCTCTATTTAGCTAGTCGTAATTTACCTATTTATGATTTACCTATTATTATCGAAGAAGCCTTAAGAAAATATTGTCCTAGTAATTTTTATTTTCAATGGTTAAAGCACGATCGAAATGATGAATATTGGCATAAATTATCCCCTAAAACCTATTTTAATGATGTTGATTTACCTATGCTTCATATTGGTGGTTGGTTTGATACTTATTTACGAGGTACTCTTAATTTATATGGAGAAATGAGTAAAAAAAGTGATTTTCAACAAAGTTTAATTATCGGTGCTTGGGCGCATCTTCCTTGGGGAAATACTCTGCTCGATCGATATTATACAACTAAAGCGAATAATAATATTAATGAGTTGCAAATAGCATGGTTTAATAAATATTTAAAAGGAGATGAAAGTAGTAATTTATTTTTTAAAAATGTTAAATTATTTCAAATAGGTAGTAATAAATGGATTAATAAGAAAAAGTTTAATAATAAAAACACTATAGAATTTTATTTAAACAGTACAGGATTAGCCAATATCAGAGATGATGATGGAAAATTAACTAATATTAATAAAGGAAATAATGAAGATATTATTATTCACGATTTTTGGCGATCGAGTCCAAGTCTAGGAGGACATAGTAGCATTTTAAGTGGTAGTCTTAATCGAGGAGAATTAGATAATCGCAGTGATATTGTTACTTATACAAGCGATTTTTTAAAAGAAGATTTAAAGATAATTGGAGATATAGAATTAGAAATTTATGCCGAAAGTGACGCAGAAAGTTTTGATTTATCTGCAACTTTATCTAATGTTTTTCAGGATGGAAAAGTGTATAATTTTAGTCAAGGATATATCAAAATTACCAATCATGATCCCGAAAAACCGATTAAGTTTAAATTGCAATCAACCTGCATAAAAATTAAGAAAAAGACAGCATTAAGACTTAGTGTTAGTCCTGCTAATTTTCCTGCTTATGCTGTTAATTATGGCAAAAATAAACTAATTAATTATAATTTTTATTTAGATGCCCAACCCGTTACTATTAGTATTTTATCAGGACAAAAAAAGCCCTCAAAATTAATTATTAATATTAGGTTGGGTTAA
- a CDS encoding type II toxin-antitoxin system RelE family toxin, producing MLEYKIEFLKKAEKELSKLPFNIQKQIANRLESLKSNPFPSDVKQLKNSNGILRIRINDYRILYRLENDVLVILIIKIAHRSKVYRDL from the coding sequence ATGTTAGAGTATAAAATTGAGTTTTTAAAGAAAGCCGAAAAAGAACTTTCAAAATTACCTTTTAATATTCAAAAACAAATTGCTAATCGTCTTGAATCTTTAAAATCTAATCCATTTCCATCTGATGTTAAACAATTAAAAAACAGCAATGGAATATTAAGAATAAGAATTAATGATTATCGCATTCTTTACCGCCTTGAAAATGATGTATTAGTTATTCTTATTATAAAAATTGCTCATCGCAGTAAAGTTTATCGAGATTTATGA
- a CDS encoding REP-associated tyrosine transposase translates to MSEYRRFYREGSIIFLTIVTYNRQLIFKDEKNIDLLRKATAIVKSEMPFDILGAVILPDHLHFLWQLPPNNGDFSKRIGRLKALFTKSFKQENNVIQEVSRSRKKHRESSIWQRRFWDHHIRNEEDFEQHLNYIHYNPVKHHFVSCPHFWQYSSFNLWVKKGVYSSQWACICDQNKAKIPDFSSINHNFGE, encoded by the coding sequence ATGTCTGAATATCGCCGTTTTTACCGAGAAGGGAGTATTATATTTTTAACGATCGTCACTTATAATCGTCAACTAATTTTTAAGGATGAAAAGAATATTGACTTATTGCGGAAGGCAACTGCGATCGTCAAATCAGAGATGCCTTTTGATATATTAGGTGCTGTAATTTTACCAGATCATCTTCATTTTTTATGGCAATTACCGCCTAATAATGGCGATTTTTCTAAAAGAATCGGAAGATTAAAAGCACTATTCACGAAGTCTTTTAAACAGGAAAATAATGTTATTCAAGAGGTTTCTCGATCGAGAAAAAAGCATAGAGAAAGTAGTATTTGGCAAAGAAGATTTTGGGATCATCATATTAGAAATGAGGAAGATTTTGAACAACATTTAAACTATATTCACTATAATCCTGTTAAACATCATTTCGTTTCTTGTCCTCATTTTTGGCAATATTCTAGTTTTAATTTATGGGTAAAAAAAGGAGTTTATTCTTCTCAATGGGCTTGTATTTGTGATCAAAATAAAGCAAAAATTCCTGATTTTAGTTCTATTAATCATAATTTTGGAGAATGA